Within the Candidatus Methylomirabilota bacterium genome, the region GGAGCTGACGGCCCTGGCCGGCATCCCCGCCCGCGACATCGGCGAGATCATCCACGGCACCACCGTCGCCACCAACGCCATCCTCGAGCGCCGCGGCGCTCGCGCCGGCCTCCTGACAACGGAGGGCTTCCGCGACCTGCTCGAGATCGGGCGCCTGCGCCTCTCCCGGCTCTACGACCTCGACTTCGAGCGCCCCGCGCCCCTCGTGCCCCGCCGGTGGCGCAGCGAGATCCGCGAGCGCATGAATCACCGCGGCGAAGTAGTCACGCCGCTCGACCGCGAGGGCGCGGCCGCCGCCATCGATCGCCTGCTCGCCGAGGGCGTGGAATCGATCGCGGTCTGCTTCCTGCACGCCTACGCCAATCCCACCCACGAGGCCCAGGTGGGGGCGATGATCCGCGCGCGCGCGCCGCACATAGCGCTCACGCTCTCGTCGGAGATCCTGCCCGAGATGCGCGAGTTCGAGCGCACGAGCACCGCCGTCACCAACGCCTACGTGATGCCCGTGATGGGCCGCTATCTCGCCTCGCTCGAGGGCGAGCTGCGCAAGCTGGAGGCCCGGGCGACGTTG harbors:
- a CDS encoding hydantoinase/oxoprolinase family protein codes for the protein MSYRLGVDVGGTFTDLVLVSPSGVARTCKVLSTTANYAEAIITGVRELTALAGIPARDIGEIIHGTTVATNAILERRGARAGLLTTEGFRDLLEIGRLRLSRLYDLDFERPAPLVPRRWRSEIRERMNHRGEVVTPLDREGAAAAIDRLLAEGVESIAVCFLHAYANPTHEAQVGAMIRARAPHIALTLSSEILPEMREFERTSTAVTNAYVMPVMGRYLASLEGELRKLEARATLLIMQSSGGVMTAEGGRQRPVHVIESGPAAGVIATSALARAIGAPNALSIDMGGTTAKASIIEGYEIKRTGEFEIGGSMSQGSRLNKGGGFLLRVPAIDIAEVGAGGGSIVSVDGAGA